Below is a genomic region from Prevotella melaninogenica.
AAAATCAAAAGGGCGTTAATTCCATTCGAATTAACGCCCTTTTGGCTTGCTAAAGATGCCCTTTAAGAACCTTAATAACGCCCTTTAGGGACCTTAGTAAGCACCTTCAAAACCACAATTTCACAACTAATTGGATAACAAGATACTTACAAAGGTAACAAAAAAGCTGATTCTCGACTCCATTCCTCACCTTTTCCTGACCCGAAATGTAAAATAAATTCAGACTACGAATTACGCGAATGCCACGAATCATTATCGCTACAAACTCGTAAACTAAAACAAACTACGAATTACACGAATACCACGAATCATTATCGCTACAAATAACTTGTTAACTCGTAAACTAAAACAAACTACGAATTACACGAATGTCACGAATGAGGGATAAGGATTCGTGTAATTCGCGTAATTCGTAGTTCAAAGGACAAAGGACAAAGGACTAAAGTCCTTTGTTGCGTATTGGGTCATCATACTGCACCTGTAGCTGGAGGAGTTGTTTCTTAAGGTTCTTTGTGAGCTTCTCCGTACCAGGTTTACCATAGATATTATGCATTTGGTCAGGGTCTTTCTTTAGGTCGTAGAGTTCCCAAGCATTGATATCATTGTAGAAGTGCATGAGCGAATAACGCTTCGTACGAATACCATAGTGACGGCAAACAGAGTGCTCGGCAGGGTATTCGTAGTAGTGATAGTAGAGCGACTGACGCCAGTTGGCTGGCTTCTTACCCTCAAGGAGTGGGAGGAAAGAACGGCCTTGAATGTCAGAAGGCACCTTTGCACCAGCTACATCGAGGAAGGTTGGGGCATAGTCGATGTTCTGTACCATCTCTTTGATAACCCCATGCTTACCGCCCGGATAGTAAACCAACAACGGTGTGCGGAATGACTCTTCATACATGAAACGCTTGTCGAACCATCCATGTTCGCCCATGTAGAAACCTTGATCAGAGGTATAGACAATCATTGTGTTGTCAAGAAGACCATGCTGGCGCAGGTACTCGATGACACGACCGACGTTGCGATCGACAGAGTGAATCACACGCATATAGTCGTGCATATAACGTTGATACTTCCATTCAGCGAGTGCCTTACCAGAGAGTTTGTCTTCCTTAAACTTCTTGATGATTGGGTCATAGTAGCTATCCCACTGCGCACGCTGCGAAGGTGTCATACGTTTGTAGTTGCCACGTCCCCACTGTTCAAGTCCTGTAGTGGTGTGAATCTCGTTCTCCTTATCTGCCATCTTATTGTCATAGACGAGGTCCATGTCCTTTATGATACTCATTTCCTGCTTCTGTGCAGCCAAACGACCAGCATAGTCATCATAGAAAGTCTTTGGCAACGGATAGGTCACATCGTCATAGAGGCGAAGGTCGCAGGTATCAGGGTTCCACACACGGTGAGGCGCCTTGTTGTGCA
It encodes:
- a CDS encoding sulfatase family protein; translated protein: MQNKVLYGLTGAIAMGAFVPAQAQKKPMNIVFIMSDDHSYQTISAYDKRFISTPNIDWLADNGVKFQESFVANSLSGPSRACMLTGKHSHANGFTDNSKTFDGGQQTFPKLLQKQGYQTAMIGKWHLTSLPTGFNYWDILIGQGDYYNPDFLSNGKKIRRPGYVTNIIADMAIDWMENKRDKNKPFCLLMHNKAPHRVWNPDTCDLRLYDDVTYPLPKTFYDDYAGRLAAQKQEMSIIKDMDLVYDNKMADKENEIHTTTGLEQWGRGNYKRMTPSQRAQWDSYYDPIIKKFKEDKLSGKALAEWKYQRYMHDYMRVIHSVDRNVGRVIEYLRQHGLLDNTMIVYTSDQGFYMGEHGWFDKRFMYEESFRTPLLVYYPGGKHGVIKEMVQNIDYAPTFLDVAGAKVPSDIQGRSFLPLLEGKKPANWRQSLYYHYYEYPAEHSVCRHYGIRTKRYSLMHFYNDINAWELYDLKKDPDQMHNIYGKPGTEKLTKNLKKQLLQLQVQYDDPIRNKGL